The proteins below come from a single Gammaproteobacteria bacterium genomic window:
- the carA gene encoding glutamine-hydrolyzing carbamoyl-phosphate synthase small subunit produces the protein MHKPAILALEDGTIFKGRSIGADGTSAGEVVFNTAMTGYQEILTDPSYCQQLITLTYPHIGNTGVNDEDEEASRIHASGLIIRDLPLLASNWRSQHSLQDYLESREVIAISDIDTRKLTRLLRDKGAQSGAIMAGDRVTEAAAVEAARAFGGLAGCDLAKVVTTAETYTWTQSTWSIGAGYGENPDTPYHVVAYDYGIKKNILCMLASRGARVTVVAAKTPADEVLAMQPDGVFLSNGPGDPEPCDYAIEAIDRILQADLPVFGICLGHQLLALASGARTVKMKFGHHGANHPVQDLATGVVMITSQNHGFAVDETSLPKCLKATHRSLFDGSLQAVERTDKPAFSFQGHPEASPGPHDVAPMFDRFLDLIVAHKTGAGVS, from the coding sequence GTGCACAAACCCGCAATACTAGCCTTAGAGGATGGAACCATCTTTAAGGGCAGGTCGATCGGCGCTGATGGAACATCAGCCGGTGAAGTGGTATTCAACACCGCGATGACTGGATATCAGGAAATTTTGACCGATCCCTCCTATTGCCAGCAACTCATAACCCTGACTTATCCCCATATCGGTAATACCGGTGTCAATGACGAAGATGAAGAAGCGTCCCGGATTCATGCGAGCGGCCTGATCATTCGCGACCTGCCGTTGCTGGCAAGTAACTGGCGCAGCCAGCACAGCCTGCAGGATTACCTCGAATCCCGCGAAGTCATCGCTATATCCGATATTGATACCCGCAAATTGACGCGACTGCTGCGCGACAAGGGTGCCCAGTCGGGTGCGATTATGGCCGGCGACCGGGTAACCGAGGCCGCGGCGGTCGAAGCGGCCCGGGCCTTCGGCGGTCTCGCGGGTTGTGATCTGGCCAAGGTGGTCACGACTGCGGAAACTTACACCTGGACCCAATCGACCTGGTCCATCGGTGCCGGGTATGGCGAGAATCCCGATACGCCTTACCACGTGGTTGCCTACGATTACGGGATCAAGAAAAATATCCTGTGCATGCTCGCGAGTCGGGGTGCACGCGTTACCGTCGTCGCGGCCAAAACCCCGGCCGACGAGGTACTGGCAATGCAGCCTGACGGGGTATTCCTGTCGAACGGGCCGGGAGATCCGGAACCCTGTGACTATGCCATCGAGGCCATCGACCGGATTTTACAGGCCGACCTGCCGGTGTTTGGTATCTGCCTGGGTCATCAATTGCTCGCGCTGGCGAGCGGTGCCAGAACAGTCAAGATGAAGTTCGGGCATCACGGGGCGAACCACCCGGTGCAGGACCTGGCGACCGGCGTGGTGATGATCACCAGTCAAAACCATGGTTTCGCGGTTGATGAAACCAGTCTGCCTAAGTGCCTAAAGGCGACGCATCGATCCCTGTTTGATGGCAGCCTGCAGGCGGTAGAGCGAACCGACAAACCGGCATTCAGCTTCCAGGGGCATCCCGAGGCAAGTCCCGGGCCGCACGATGTAGCACCGATGTTCGATCGCTTCTTAGATTTGATTGTCGCGCATAAAACCGGCGCAGGGGTGAGCTGA